A genomic stretch from Pararhizobium sp. IMCC21322 includes:
- a CDS encoding response regulator transcription factor, with protein sequence MKILIIEDDQEAARYLVKALTEAGHVADHAADGDTGAHKALVYDYDVLIVDRMLPKRDGLSIIEDLRERDKQTPVMILSALGQVDDRVKGLRAGGDDYLPKPYAFSELLARIEVLARRRKPEDVETIYTVGDLELDRLSHTVTRADQNIILQPREFRLLEYLMRHAGHVVTRTMLLENVWDYHFDPQTNVIDVHMSRLRGKVDKEFDKPLLHTVRGAGYVIRDDDR encoded by the coding sequence ATGAAAATTCTAATTATCGAAGACGATCAGGAAGCTGCCCGGTACTTGGTGAAAGCGCTTACCGAAGCGGGTCATGTTGCAGATCATGCTGCAGATGGCGACACCGGGGCGCACAAGGCTCTGGTCTATGATTATGACGTCCTGATCGTAGATCGTATGTTGCCAAAGCGTGATGGCCTTTCGATTATCGAAGACCTTCGCGAGCGTGACAAACAGACACCCGTGATGATTCTATCTGCACTTGGGCAGGTTGATGACCGGGTCAAGGGTCTGCGGGCCGGTGGCGATGATTATCTGCCCAAACCCTACGCATTTTCCGAGCTCCTTGCGCGGATCGAAGTTCTGGCCAGACGCCGTAAGCCGGAAGATGTCGAGACCATTTACACGGTTGGTGATCTGGAACTGGACCGCTTGTCTCATACGGTCACCCGCGCCGATCAGAACATAATCCTGCAACCTCGTGAATTCAGGCTCCTGGAATATCTGATGCGTCATGCGGGCCATGTCGTTACTCGAACAATGCTTCTGGAAAATGTCTGGGATTACCATTTCGACCCGCAGACCAATGTCATTGATGTTCACATGTCGCGTTTGCGTGGAAAGGTCGACAAGGAATTCGACAAGCCATTGCTGCACACAGTGCGCGGCGCGGGGTATGTGATCCGTGACGACGATAGGTAA
- a CDS encoding cytochrome c-type biogenesis protein, which yields MMKKLLLIIIACLFLTPALAVEPDEVLADPAMEARARDLSTEVRCMVCQNQSIEDSDAPLAKDLRILVRERIVAGDTNDEVLTFLVARYGEFVLLKPRFTLANAFLWIAPIGVLLIGGFIAFFAFRSRRGQNPVEKPLTAAEHEALKKILSPDS from the coding sequence ATGATGAAAAAGCTTCTGCTCATTATCATTGCCTGCCTGTTCCTGACGCCGGCATTGGCGGTTGAGCCGGATGAAGTGCTGGCTGATCCCGCAATGGAGGCGCGAGCGCGGGATCTGTCGACCGAAGTGCGTTGCATGGTTTGTCAGAACCAATCGATCGAAGATTCCGATGCGCCATTGGCCAAAGATCTGCGTATTCTGGTGCGAGAACGCATTGTGGCGGGGGACACGAATGATGAGGTTTTGACCTTTCTAGTCGCCCGCTATGGTGAATTTGTGCTTTTGAAACCGCGTTTCACATTGGCCAATGCCTTCTTGTGGATTGCACCAATTGGCGTTTTGTTGATTGGTGGTTTCATCGCCTTCTTTGCGTTCCGCAGCCGACGCGGCCAAAACCCGGTTGAAAAGCCCCTTACTGCGGCTGAACACGAAGCTCTCAAGAAGATTTTATCACCGGACAGTTGA
- a CDS encoding bifunctional alpha/beta hydrolase/OsmC family protein: MAGIQKVTFTGSKGEALAARMDMPAGFIRATAIFAHCFTCSKDILAAKRIAGELSGKGIAVLRFDFTGLGASDGDFANTNFSSNVGDLVRAADFLRQNYEAPSILVGHSLGGAAVLCAALKIPEVKAVATIGAPADAEHVVHNFGASLEEIERDGEATVSLAGRPFKIQKQFLDDVRTQSVEQHTGKLKSALMVLHSPIDQTVGIENAAAIFTAAKHPKSFVSLDSADHLLSNPEDAAYAASVISAWASRYIGADRPAVESTDREGVLVAETGEGKFQNYVRSGSHRLLTDEPTSVGGLDSGPSPYDFLAVALGACTSMTLRMYATFKKLDIGAVSVTVLHEKIHATDCQACAEDMMTPSGKIDQFERRISIEGGVDPALHGKLLEIADKCPVHKTLEGKATVVTRIVENSA, encoded by the coding sequence ATGGCCGGCATTCAAAAAGTAACATTCACTGGCAGCAAGGGGGAAGCTCTGGCGGCACGCATGGACATGCCTGCAGGCTTCATACGGGCAACCGCTATTTTCGCCCATTGCTTCACCTGCTCAAAAGACATTCTGGCTGCCAAACGCATTGCCGGGGAATTATCTGGAAAAGGCATTGCGGTCTTACGGTTTGATTTCACCGGACTTGGTGCCTCGGATGGCGATTTTGCCAATACCAATTTTTCTTCCAATGTGGGCGATCTGGTGCGCGCAGCAGATTTTCTGCGTCAGAACTATGAGGCACCCAGCATTCTGGTTGGTCACTCACTTGGCGGCGCTGCTGTCTTGTGCGCTGCCCTGAAAATCCCGGAAGTGAAAGCCGTGGCAACCATTGGCGCGCCGGCCGATGCAGAACATGTGGTGCATAATTTTGGTGCCAGTCTGGAAGAGATTGAGCGTGATGGCGAGGCAACGGTTTCTCTGGCAGGTCGTCCTTTCAAGATACAAAAACAGTTTCTGGACGATGTGCGCACCCAATCGGTGGAGCAACATACGGGAAAGCTCAAAAGTGCATTGATGGTGCTGCATTCGCCGATTGATCAGACAGTGGGCATTGAGAATGCGGCCGCCATATTTACAGCTGCAAAGCACCCCAAAAGCTTTGTATCACTGGATTCAGCGGATCATCTTCTGTCCAACCCGGAAGACGCTGCCTATGCGGCATCAGTGATTTCAGCCTGGGCAAGTCGATATATCGGTGCAGACAGGCCCGCAGTGGAATCAACTGACCGCGAGGGTGTGCTGGTGGCGGAAACCGGGGAGGGCAAATTTCAGAATTATGTCCGCAGCGGAAGCCATCGCCTGCTGACCGATGAGCCGACATCAGTCGGCGGTCTGGATAGCGGACCTTCGCCCTACGATTTTCTGGCCGTCGCTTTGGGCGCCTGCACATCCATGACGTTACGTATGTATGCCACGTTCAAAAAGCTGGATATCGGGGCAGTATCTGTCACCGTGCTGCATGAAAAAATCCATGCAACAGACTGCCAGGCCTGTGCGGAAGACATGATGACCCCAAGCGGCAAGATCGATCAGTTTGAGCGGCGCATCTCCATAGAGGGCGGGGTCGACCCCGCGCTGCACGGCAAATTGCTGGAAATCGCTGACAAGTGCCCCGTGCACAAGACGCTGGAAGGCAAGGCCACGGTTGTGACGCGAATTGTGGAAAATTCTGCCTGA
- a CDS encoding Do family serine endopeptidase, with protein MTQHKTTGIKTRGWARKHILRAGVAALGVSGVLATGAVLNTTSPVLAEPVRVESASPLNFADVVEQVQPAVVSVKVRGKLQSAASTQGSEMPREFRDLPEDHPMRRFFERRFGDQGNDRAAPRRSQGQGSGFFIAEDGLLVTNEHVINGGEEFTIVMDDGTEFEAELVGADSRTDLALLKVNADRDFTYVTFADQPSRVGEWVVAVGNPFGLGGSVTAGIVSANGRDIGSGPYDDFIQIDAPVNRGNSGGPAFNMRGEVIGVNAAIFSPSGGNVGIAFAIPASTATVVIADLQDDGMVERGWLGVQIQPVTEEIAESLGLDMASGALVTRPQDDSPAGEAGIRAGDTILAVDGTIVEDPKELAKLIASYAPDAKAKLTIWRNGEEQDVTVTLGSLNDLDRRADAGADSMVKPASAETLGLTLEKAENGVLISGVEAESLAAEKGLARGDVILNVNGAPVATIEDVTKGVEQVKQDGRKAVLMQVQNERGIRFVAVPFAKA; from the coding sequence ATGACTCAACATAAAACAACCGGAATAAAAACCAGAGGCTGGGCGCGCAAACACATTCTGCGTGCTGGCGTGGCAGCGTTAGGCGTTTCTGGTGTTCTGGCTACGGGTGCCGTGCTCAACACCACATCTCCTGTTCTGGCTGAGCCGGTTCGCGTTGAATCCGCTTCGCCTCTTAATTTTGCTGACGTGGTCGAGCAGGTACAGCCTGCTGTTGTGAGCGTTAAAGTGCGCGGCAAACTGCAATCTGCTGCCAGCACGCAGGGCAGTGAGATGCCACGTGAGTTCAGGGATTTGCCGGAAGATCACCCCATGCGCCGTTTCTTTGAGCGCCGTTTTGGTGATCAGGGCAATGATCGCGCAGCCCCCCGCCGCTCTCAGGGGCAGGGTTCTGGATTCTTCATTGCCGAAGATGGCCTTCTGGTCACAAACGAACATGTCATAAACGGCGGAGAAGAATTCACCATCGTTATGGACGATGGCACAGAATTTGAAGCCGAACTGGTCGGCGCAGACAGCCGGACTGATCTGGCGCTGCTGAAAGTAAATGCCGATCGTGACTTCACTTACGTGACCTTTGCTGATCAGCCATCCCGGGTTGGTGAGTGGGTGGTTGCTGTTGGCAATCCGTTCGGCCTTGGTGGCAGCGTGACTGCTGGCATTGTTTCGGCCAATGGCAGAGACATTGGATCTGGCCCCTATGATGATTTCATCCAGATTGATGCACCGGTGAATCGCGGAAATTCAGGTGGCCCAGCATTCAACATGCGCGGTGAAGTCATCGGTGTGAATGCGGCTATCTTCTCTCCATCAGGCGGCAATGTGGGCATTGCCTTTGCCATTCCTGCGTCAACCGCCACTGTTGTGATTGCTGATTTGCAGGATGACGGCATGGTCGAACGTGGCTGGTTGGGTGTTCAAATTCAGCCGGTAACCGAAGAGATCGCTGAAAGTCTGGGTCTGGACATGGCCAGCGGTGCACTTGTCACCCGGCCGCAGGACGATAGTCCTGCCGGTGAGGCAGGCATTCGCGCCGGCGACACCATTCTGGCAGTCGACGGTACAATCGTGGAAGATCCGAAAGAACTGGCAAAGCTGATTGCATCCTATGCACCTGATGCAAAGGCAAAGCTCACAATCTGGCGAAACGGCGAAGAACAGGACGTTACCGTAACGCTGGGCAGCTTGAATGATCTGGATCGCCGTGCCGATGCCGGTGCAGACAGTATGGTCAAGCCTGCGTCTGCCGAGACACTCGGTCTGACGCTGGAAAAGGCAGAAAACGGTGTTCTGATTTCCGGCGTGGAAGCTGAAAGCCTCGCCGCTGAAAAGGGCCTTGCACGTGGAGATGTCATTCTGAACGTGAATGGTGCACCAGTGGCAACCATAGAGGATGTCACAAAAGGTGTTGAGCAGGTCAAACAGGATGGCCGCAAGGCAGTGCTGATGCAGGTCCAGAATGAACGGGGCATCCGCTTCGTCGCGGTCCCTTTCGCAAAAGCCTGA